A region of Mauremys mutica isolate MM-2020 ecotype Southern chromosome 2, ASM2049712v1, whole genome shotgun sequence DNA encodes the following proteins:
- the ANK1 gene encoding ankyrin-1 isoform X11 — translation MTLTELRVQRTNPPACPASGAASWYAAATITAACPRLCTEQGAAEPEAGCTCPTVEQRQGWDLGAGLSKRPCACGRSRRTMLAFLTQLLITLVLLGFFLVSCQNVLHIVKGSVRFLLKHVHQELDKELGESEGLTDDEESISTRVVRRRVIVKGNQVQDIPGEQVTEEQFTDEQGNIVTKKIIRKVVRRISAGDEEKEVILEGSLQEPQELEAEADHFMKYAILHQDSLGPKEEARGHVPESELIGGRMGAYIVKRASLKRGKQ, via the exons ATGACTTTGACAGAGCTCCGAGTGCAGAGGACAAACCCACCTGCCTGCCCAGCGAGTGGTGCAGCCAGCTGGTATGCAGCGGCTACAATTacagcagcctgccccaggctgtgcacagagcagggggcagccGAGCCAGAGGCAGGGTGCACATGCCCCACCGTAGAGCAGCGCCAGGGCTGGGATCTAGGCGCTGGGCTCAGCAAGCGGCCATGCGCTTGTGGCCGTAGCAGACGCACCATGTTGGCCTTCCTGACCCAGCTGCTGATCACCCTGGTGCTGCTGGGCTTCTTCCTGGTCAGCTGCCAGAATGTCCTGCACATTGTCAAGGGCTCTGTGCGCTTCCTGCTCAAGCACGTCCACCAGGAGCTGGACAAGGAGCTGGGCGAGAGCGAGGGGCTGACGGACGACGAGGAGTCCATCTCCACCAGGGTGGTCCGTCGGCGCGTCATCGTGAAG GGCAATCAGGTGCAGGATATTCCGGGGGAGCAGGTGACTGAGGAGCAATTCACTGACGAGCAAGGCAACATTGTCACCAAGAAG ATCATCCGGAAGGTGGTGCGGCGGATCAGCGCGGGCGATGAGGAGAAGGAGGTGATTCTTGAGGGCTCTCTgcaggagccccaggagctggaaGCTGAGGCAGATCACTTTATGAAATATGCCATCCTGCATCAGGACAGTCTGGGCCCCAAG GAGGAGGCGCGAGGGCACGTCCCAGAATCGGAACTGAtcgggggcaggatgggggcttaCATAGTGAAACGAGCCAGCCTGaaaaggggaaagcagtga